A region of Thermothielavioides terrestris NRRL 8126 chromosome 6, complete sequence DNA encodes the following proteins:
- a CDS encoding glycosyltransferase family 1 protein (CAZy_ID 269899), giving the protein MDAQDKPILVAAAFNSPGHTTGLLTIAEHLVKRGFRLYFIAGPGYQAAIEQIGAEFVKNEWAWEPLVATAPPDADEPWFFKHVFGDSVPVAHRILKETLERVRREHPDREVVILNESMSGGLGPFCYGAPLPEGYASLPKAITFHTSIYVATDYNVPPFGPALDYDPTPENLALWRSTYDAMRPIWTGVSEYYSDRLFKPLGATRPVTEPFFDFILGLGDVTVLATSPSLEYPIHNKPSRLRFIGGLPAKPPDPAFIYPAWWPTITTNAALPEGSPDRRKLVFVTQGTAHCNYADLLIPTIRALAGRADLLVVATLGRHGTALDSGVALPANAIVVDYLPYNAILPYTDVFVSNAGYGGFMHGVMNGGPMVLAGTAADKGEVSCRGEYAGMAVNLRAQAPGEDAIAAAVDKVLKEEKFKARAMEFKRENEELDALGSFERIIEELVGKQ; this is encoded by the coding sequence ATGGACGCCCAGGACAAGCCCATCCTGGTTGCGGCCGCCTTCAACTCGCCCGGCCATACGACCGGGCTCCTGACGATCGCGGAGCACCTGGTCAAGAGGGGGTTCAGGCTCTATTTCATCGCCGGACCTGGCTAccaggccgccatcgagCAGATTGGCGCTGAGTTTGTCAAGAACGAGTGGGCGTGGGAGCCGCTGGTGGCCACCGCCCCGCCAGACGCCGACGAGCCGTGGTTCTTCAAGCACGTCTTCGGCGATTCGGTCCCGGTCGCCCACCGCATCCTCAAGGAGACGCTCGAGCGCGTTCGCAGGGAGCACCCTGACCGTGAAGTTGTCATCCTGAACGAGAGCATGTCCGGTGGGCTCGGGCCTTTCTGCTACGGCGCCCCGCTGCCGGAGGGGTATGCATCTCTGCCCAAAGCCATCACTTTCCACACCAGCATCTACGTCGCGACCGACTACAACGTCCCCCCATTCGGCCCGGCCTTGGATTATGACCCTACGCCCGAGAACCTCGCCCTCTGGCGATCCACCTACGACGCCATGCGGCCCATCTGGACCGGCGTCAGCGAGTACTACTCCGACCGCCTGTTCAAGCCTCTTGGTGCCACGCGCCCCGTGACCGAGCCCTTTTTCGATTTCATCCTGGGTCTGGGCGACGTCACCGTCCTCGCGACGAGCCCGAGCTTGGAGTATCCCATCCACAACAAGCCCTCCAGGCTGCGCTTTATCGGTGGCCTGCCCGCGAAGCCCCCCGACCCGGCGTTCATCTACCCCGCCTGGTGGCCCACCATCACCACGAACGCCGCCCTCCCTGAGGGCTCGCCCGACAGGAGGAAGCTCGTCTTCGTGACCCAGGGCACCGCCCACTGCAACTACGCCGATCTGCTCATCCCCACCATccgcgccctggccgggcGCGCCGACCTGCTCGTCGTGGCCACCCTCGGGCGCCACGGCACCGCGCTCGACAGCGGCGTCGCGCTGCCCGCTAACGCCATCGTGGTCGACTACCTGCCCTACAACGCGATCCTGCCCTACACCGACGTGTTCGTCTCCAACGCCGGCTACGGCGGCTTCATGCACGGCGTCATGAACGGCGGTCCCATGGTGCTGGCCGGCACCGCAGCCGACAAGGGCGAAGTCAGCTGCCGCGGCGAGTACGCCGGCATGGCGGTGAACTTGAGGGCTCAGGCGCCCGGCGAggacgccatcgccgcggccgtcgacaAGGTgctgaaggaggagaagTTCAAGGCCAGGGCGATGGAGTTCAAGCGGGAGAATGAGGAGCTGGACGCGCTTGGCAGTTTCGAGCGCATTATCGAGGAGTTGGTTGGGAAGCAGTAG